The nucleotide sequence CATGCCGAGTTCCACCGAGCGCACTTGTAGAACCTTGGCGCCCAGCGAAGCCAGTTCCAGCATGTCCTCGAAGGCAATCTTGTCGAGCCGCCGTGCCTTGGGAACCACCCGCGGGTCTGTGGTGTAGACGCCGTCCACGTCGGTATAGATGTCGCAGCGGTCGGCGCGGATCGCTGCCGCAATGGCCACCGCCGAGGTGTCCGAGCCGCCGCGTCCGAGCGTGGTGATTCGGTTGGTCTGCGGATTGATGCCCTGAAAGCCGGCCATGACGGCGACTTCCTTGCGATCCTTGAAGCGGGCGCTGATCTCGGTGCCGTCGATCTCCAGAATCCGCGCCGAGGCGTGGGCGTCGGAGGTCTTGATCGGGATCTGCCAGCCCTGCCAGGAGCGGGCCTGGATGCCCATGCCCTGCAGCACGATCGCAAGCAGGCCCGAGGTGACCTGTTCGCCGGATGCCACCACGGCGTCATATTCCCGCGCATCATGCAGCGGCGAGGCGTCGCGACACCAATCCACCAGCTCGTTGGTTTTGCCGGCCATGGCTGACACCACGACGGCGACATCGTGCCCGGCATCGACTTCACGCTTGACGTGACGCGCGACGTTGCGGATTCGGTCGATATTGGCGACGGACGTACCGCCGAATTTCATCACGAGGCGGCCCATGACGACGCGTGCATTCCCTGTGAGGATAAGTTAGATGACCGGCACGGAAATTGGAGCGCCCGGGCCGAAAGCGGCGTATACATAGCGGCGCGGTCCGGGGCAAGCAACCAGCTTCGTTTTTGGCCTAAAATGGCGCAAATTGCTGTGGTAGCGGGTTAATTCAAGGCAGGCGTATGGGCCGTTATATCGACGAAATCCTGCAGCCCGGCGAGAGGGTGCTGTATTCGACCAACGCGCACTGGATGTTTTTCCTGCCCGCGATGGCAGCGTGGGCCGTGGCGATCGCTTTCCTGGTGGCGTCGCGGATCGTTGCCGCCGACGCCTTGACCTTGGTCTGCCTGGCGCTAGCCGCCATCGCAGCCCTTGCGGCATTGTACTGGACGGCTACGGCCTGGTTTCATCGTTGGACCACCGAAACCGACGTGACCAACATGCGCATCGTCCACAAGACCGGATTCATTACGCGCAAGACGTTTGAAATGAGTCTCGACAAGGTCGAGAGCGTCGACGTCGACCAGAGTATTCCCGGTCGCATTCTCAACTACGGCAACGTCACGGTCCACGGCGTCGGCGAAGGCGAGGAAACCATCTCCACCATTGCGTCGCCGCTGGCGTTTCGCAATGCCATCACGACGCGACCCGCCGGTACGTAAATCATGGCCATGCAGCAAAATTCATCCGCGGGTTTCTCCGCCACAGGCTCCACGGTCGACCCGGCTGAAGTCGCAAAATTCTCGAAGTTGTCGGAGGAGTGGTGGGACCCCAGGGGCAAGATGGCCCCGCTGCACAAGATCAATCCGCTGCGGCTCGCCTATATCCGTGATGCCGCCTGCCGCAAGTTCGATCGCAACGCCAGGAGCCTGAGCTGCCTGTCGGGCCTGCGCATCCTCGACATTGGCTGTGGGGCAGGCCTGTTGTGCGAGCCGTTCACGCGGCTGGGCGCGCAGGTGATCGGGATCGATCCGTCCGCGACCAATATCGCCGCCGCGCGGCTGCATGCCGACAAGGGGCATTTGTCGATCGACTATCGCTGCACCACCGTCGAGGCGATGGACGTGCGCGAGCGCTTCGACGTCGTGCTGGCAATGGAAGTGATCGAGCATGTCACCGATGTCGGCGCGTTCCTTGCCCGCTGTGCGGCCATGGTCAAGCCGGGCGGCTTGATGGTGGTCTCAACCCTGAACCGCAACTGGAAGAGCTTTGCGCTTGCGATCGTCGGCGCCGAATATGTGCTGCGCTGGCTGCCGCGCGGCACCCATCAGTGGGACAAGTTCGTCACGCCCGACGAACTCGCCCAGCATCTCGCCCACAACAAGTTCACCATCACCGAGCAGGCCGGCGTGGTCTACAATCCACTTGCCGACCGATGGAGCATCTCGTCCGACATGGACGTGAACTACATGGTGGTGGCCGAGGGGGCGTAGCTCTGGCGATGCAATTTGTTCGGTGTTGAGACTTTGGCTTAATCGCAATCCTGTCATGACGCCGGTCCTGTTGACCTAACGCATCCCGCCCGGCACGGTACGCCAGCTTCCCGCCGGTATCCTTCATGCTCTCCGTCGCCTCGCTCTGGATTCCCTTCACCATCATTGCCGCGCTGGGCCAAGTCGCCCGCAATGCGATGCAGCGGTCGTTGACGGGGCCGCTCGGGACCTGGGGCGCGACCAATATCCGCTTTCTGTTCGGTTTTCCCTTTTCGATCATCTTCTTTGTGGTCGTGGTCGTCGTGACCGGCGACAGCGTGCCGTGGCCGACCGCGCCGTTCTGGCCGTGGCTCATGCTGGGCGCCCTCAGCCAGATCGTCGGCACGGGCATGATGCTGCTCGCGATGAACGACCGTTCGTTCGTGGTAACGACGGCATACCTGAAGACTGAGGCGATCCAGACCGCGATCTTCGGGTTCATCTTTCTCAGTGATCATTTGACGGTGCTGAAAGTGATCGCGATCCTGATCGCGACCGCCGGCGTGGTCATCGCCGCGCTGCGACCTGGCTCCGAGAAGGGCTTTGCGGATCTGAAGCCGACGCTGCTGGGCCTCGCCGCCGCCGCGGCGTTTGCGCTCTCCGCCGTCGGCTTTCGCGGCGCGGTCATCGTCGTGC is from Bradyrhizobium sp. AZCC 2176 and encodes:
- a CDS encoding aspartate kinase, which encodes MGRLVMKFGGTSVANIDRIRNVARHVKREVDAGHDVAVVVSAMAGKTNELVDWCRDASPLHDAREYDAVVASGEQVTSGLLAIVLQGMGIQARSWQGWQIPIKTSDAHASARILEIDGTEISARFKDRKEVAVMAGFQGINPQTNRITTLGRGGSDTSAVAIAAAIRADRCDIYTDVDGVYTTDPRVVPKARRLDKIAFEDMLELASLGAKVLQVRSVELGMVHNIPVFVRSSFDKPEDIDPHGTPPGTLICSEEEIMESHVVTGIAFTKDEAQISLRQIEDKPGVAAAIFGPLADANINVDMIVQNVSEDGKTTDLTFTVPASDYNRARETITSSKGKIGYARLDSATDVSKVSVIGSGMRSHAGVAAKAFKALSERNINIRAITTSEIKFSVLIDAAYTELAVRTLHTLYGLDQT
- the ubiG gene encoding bifunctional 2-polyprenyl-6-hydroxyphenol methylase/3-demethylubiquinol 3-O-methyltransferase UbiG, whose amino-acid sequence is MAMQQNSSAGFSATGSTVDPAEVAKFSKLSEEWWDPRGKMAPLHKINPLRLAYIRDAACRKFDRNARSLSCLSGLRILDIGCGAGLLCEPFTRLGAQVIGIDPSATNIAAARLHADKGHLSIDYRCTTVEAMDVRERFDVVLAMEVIEHVTDVGAFLARCAAMVKPGGLMVVSTLNRNWKSFALAIVGAEYVLRWLPRGTHQWDKFVTPDELAQHLAHNKFTITEQAGVVYNPLADRWSISSDMDVNYMVVAEGA
- a CDS encoding PH domain-containing protein translates to MGRYIDEILQPGERVLYSTNAHWMFFLPAMAAWAVAIAFLVASRIVAADALTLVCLALAAIAALAALYWTATAWFHRWTTETDVTNMRIVHKTGFITRKTFEMSLDKVESVDVDQSIPGRILNYGNVTVHGVGEGEETISTIASPLAFRNAITTRPAGT